A portion of the Pangasianodon hypophthalmus isolate fPanHyp1 chromosome 20, fPanHyp1.pri, whole genome shotgun sequence genome contains these proteins:
- the smug1 gene encoding single-strand-selective monofunctional uracil-DNA glycosylase 1, translating to MHHGSNVSLLPESYRRMLGHNDLPRLDKGDSAQEEEQQAEKIISNPDGFFPDCSPAVAQFLQAELELSARLRTLTFRDPVRYVYNPLEYAWDTHRLYAEKYCHGGQSVLFLGMNPGPFGMAQTGVPFGEVKAVRDWLKISGEVGHPPKEHPKRPIRGFLCSQSEVSGARFWSFFQELCGEPEHFFRHCFVHNLCPLMFMAESGKNVTPPEMPAEDRATLLSHCDATLCQVVRALGVSMVIGVGKVAEQRARRSLAEAGVEVKVEGIMHPSPRNPLANKGWASVARTKLEQIGVLGLLTK from the exons atgcaccacGGCTCCAATGTCTCTTTGTTGCCGGAAAGCTACCGGAGAATGCTAGGACACAATGATCTTCCGAG GTTGGATAAAGGAGACTCGGCTCAGGAGGAGGAACAGCAGGCGGAGAAAATCATCTCAAACCCAGATGGATTTTTCCCAGACTGCTCCCCAGCAGTGGCTCAGTTTCTCCAGGCTGAGCTGGAACTCAGCGCTCGTCTGCGAACTTTGACCTTTAGGGATCCGGTGCGTTATGTGTACAACCCGCTGGAGTACGCGTGGGACACGCACCGTCTCTATGCTGAGAAATACTGCCACGGCGGACAGAGCGTCCTGTTCCTGGGGATGAACCCGGGACCGTTCGGCATGGCGCAGACCGGA GTTCCATTTGGTGAGGTAAAGGCTGTGCGTGATTGGCTGAAGATCTCCGGAGAGGTGGGTCATCCTCCTAAAGAGCATCCGAAACGTCCAATCAGAGGCTTTCTGTGCTCTCAGAGCGAAGTGAGTGGCGCGCGGTTCTGGAGTTTCTTCCAGGAGCTCTGCGGAGAACCCGAACACTTTTTCCGTCACTGTTTCGTCCATAACCTGTGCCCGCTGATGTTCATGGCCGAGTCGGGGAAGAACGTGACGCCCCCCGAGATGCCCGCCGAAGACCGCGCCACGCTGCTGAGCCACTGCGATGCCACGCTGTGCCAAGTGGTACGTGCCCTCGGCGTTTCCATGGTGATCGGAGTGGGCAAGGTGGCGGAGCAGCGAGCCCGACGCAGCCTCGCCGAAGCCGGAGTGGAAGtgaaggtggagggaatcatgcaCCCTTCACCCAGGAACCCGCTGGCCAATAAGGGCTGGGCTTCTGTGGCTCGAACCAAATTAGAGCAGATAGGGGTGTTGGGTTTGCTCACCAAGTGA